The genome window GGTGCATAGGTCATTAATGGATTGTCTTGATCTTGTGTTGTTGATAATTGAAGAACTCCAGTTTTGTCAACTACAAGCCAAACCCATCCAGATCCAAACTGTTTATTTGCAGCGTCTTTAAAAACTGTTTTAAAATTTGAAAATGAGCCAAAATCGGTGGTGATTTTTGAAGCTAAAGTATCTATTGGTTCTCCTCCGGCTTTTGGACCTATCGAATTGAAATATAAAGTGTGGTTGTAATATCCTCCGGCATTATTTCGGAGTTCAGTATCATTAATATCTAATTTTTTTAATATATCTTCAATGGTAAGATTCTCTTTATCTGTTCCCAGAACTGTTTTGTTTAGGCTGTTGGTGTAATATAAATAATTTTTATAATGAGATTCTAATGTCAAAGCCGATAAATCCGGTGCGAGTGCATCATAGCCAAACGATAGTTTTTCCAATTGAAAAGAGCCTTCATTTGCTTTTAAATCATTTGGATTGCCTATTTTTATTTTTTCTTGTACTGCAGGTAATGGTACTTCTACAACTTCAGTCATTTTTTTTTCATTACAAGAAACTAAGACCAAAATAAAGAGCAGGCTTGCTAATATAAAAGTGTTTTTTTTCATAAAAAATAATACGATTACTTTATTAGGGAATGAATTAATTTAATATATTTTTTCTTGGCTTCATTTTGTGTAAGATGACTGATCTGAATCCAGGCATTAGTTTTAAAAGCATTTCTTAAGTCAGAATTGTCTGTGACTTTAAAGTTACTTTTGTCAAATGTTGCCTGTTTGTAAAAAGCATAAAGACGCAGCTGCACATCCTGCGGTAAAGATGCTTGAGTCATAGAAGAAGCAATTTCAACTGCTTCTTGAAATTGTTTGTCTAAATCTTTTTCAATCATTAAGCCTTAATTGCAATTATAGTCTTTCCTCCAATTGCTTTTTGATTTAATTCTACATTAATCGGAGTGCCTAGAGGCAGAAAAATATCTACTCTTGAACCAAATTTAATAAAACCAGCATCGGTGCCTTGTACAACCTGCATGCCTTCCTGTGCATAATTTACAATACGCTTTGCTAATGCACCTGCAATCTGACGGTACAAAATAGCTCCGAAAGTTTTATTTTCAACAACAATGGTTGTTCTTTCATTTTCTTCACTGGCTTTTGGATGCCAGGCTACAAGAAATTTACCGGGATGGTATTTGCTGAATTTTACTAATCCGCTTATTGCGTAACGAGTAACGTGAACATTTATAGGAGACATAAAAATTGAAACCTGAAGCCTCTTGTCTTTAAAATATTCGCTTTCAAACACTTCTTCTATCACAACTACCTTTCCGTCTACAGGAGCAATAATATGATTTTCGTTTATTTCTACAGTTCTTTTAGGGTTTCTAAAAAATTGCAGGATGATAATCAATAATAACAAAGTTACAATTTCAATAGCCATTTTAATCCATTCTGTCTGGATAAAATAGTCTGATGCTAAAAAAACAACAGCAGTAACAATAGTGCCTAATAAAATACTTTGAGTTCCTTCTTTATGAAACATAATTTAAAATTTGATAAAATAAAAATATAATTGGTGCTACAAAGATAACACTATCTAATCGATCTAGGATGCCTCCATGGCCGGGCATGATGTTGCCGCTGTCTTTTTTTTCTGAAATCCGCTTGAATTTGGACTCAACTAAATCTCCAATAGTTCCGAAAACACCAACAATTGCTGCAATTATAAGCCAGATGTATGTGTTTTTTTCTGGAAGCATTAAAAAATATTTTGAAATAAAATAACTTGCAAGTACTGCAAATCCTATACCACCCAGAAATCCTTCAATGGTTTTTTTAGGAGAAATCCTTTCAAATAATTTGTGTCTACCAATTGATTTTCCAACCAAGTAAGCAAATGTATCATTGGTCCATATTAAAATAAAAATACTAATCAGGATGTTTGGGTTGTACCCCTTAATTCCAAAAGGTATTTTTGTGATAATAACAAATGGCAGAATTATATATCCAATCAGATAAGCAAATTTTGAAAAGGAATCTACTTTTAAATTTTTGTTGTCAAATAAAAAGACAATGCATTTTAATGAGACGATAAGGGATGAAAATAATACGGCTAAATCAAAATTTCTGTTATACCGAAGTACGTATAAAACTCCATCATCTTTTTCGGCTATAGCAATTTTATAAAAAAAGGAATAGAATAAACAGGCTGTTATAATTGGTGCAATCTTGTTTAAGTGTACGAGATTGCAAAATTCGAATACTGCTATTAATAAAAAAACTCCAAATAGAACAAAAAAAGTATCTATAGAGTATTGTATTGAAGCTATTAGTAATAAAATATAAACAGCCCCCGATATTGATCTTTTTAGTGTTTCATTCATTTTAAAGATCTTCTAAGAGCAATAGGTATAAATTTTTTGCGGAACTTCCATACTGAGTGAAATCTTCCTCTTTGGCTTTTTCGAAATATTTGATAGTTGTGATATTGGTAGGGTATTCTGTTAAATATTTTTTTCTGATAGCACTAAGTCCTTCACTTTTACCTTCAACAATCTGGCTTGTTTTTGCCAAAATTATGATATTGGCAGGTAAATCATTTGGTTTTTTCTGCTTAATCTGATTGGAGGAAAATAAAATTGATCCTTCTTCAGTTATTAGATTTTCGCAGCCGGATAATAAAAATTTAGGGTTTATATTTTGACCGTATGTAAGTTTGTTTTCATCTAATAAAAAAAACAATTTTGGTTCGTAACATAAAGCTTCAGTTTCAAACCAGTCATTTTCTTCAAGTATATTTTCAAATTGCTCTTTTACTTCATCTAAATTTTCGCAGTATAAAAATTTCCCGCCGTTTTTTTTAAAATTATAGATGAACTGTTCATCCAAAGGGGAGTTAATATCTGGATTTGGTTTATTTGAATTATCGTTCATGCCTTCATCAGATGAAGGATCATTAGAACCAAATAATTTTTTAAAAAGATTCATATTTGTTACTAATCGTTTTGTGTTACTTGAAAACGTTCAAAGATAAAAAAATCTTAATTCAAAACGAGGTTTTGAATTAAGATTTTAAATATTTGTTAATTTTTAAATTACGAAACTACTTCGCCTAAATTTTTGTCGAATGTTCTCTGACCAAATATAGCTTCTAAATCATCTTTGAAGATTACTTCTTTTTCAATTAAAATATCAGCAAGCTGATTTAATTTATCTTTGTTTTCTTCTAAAATCTGAATGGCCCTAACGTATTGTCCTTCGATTAATTCTGAAATTTCAGCATCAATTATTTTGGCAGTATCATCAGAATAAGGTTTAGAAAAACTGTATTCGCTTTGCCCTGATGAATCGTAATAAGTAACATTTCCTATTTTGTCATTCAAACCATAAATCGTTACCATTGCGCGGGCTTGGCGTGTTACTTTTTCTAAGTCACTAAGTGCTCCAGTCGAAATTCTGTCAAAAGTTACTTTCTCCGCTGCTCTTCCTCCCATAGTTGCGCACATTTCGTCTAACATTTGATCTGTTCTGACGATTTGTCTTTCTTCAGGAAGGTACCATGCTGCTCCCAGACTTTGTCCGCGGGGTACAATAGTCACTTTAATAAGCGGTGCAGCATGCTCAAGCATCCAGCTTACAGTTGCGTGACCAGCTTCGTGAATGGCGATTGCTCTTTTTTCTTCAGGAGTAATAATTTTGTTTTTCTTTTCAAGACCGCCGATAATTCTGTCTACGGCATCAAGAAAATCCTGTTTGTCAACTGCAGTTTTGTTGTTACGGGCAGCAATCAAAGCGGCTTCGTTACAAACATTAGCAATATCGGCACCAGAGAAACCTGGAGTCTGTTTGGCAAGGAAATCGAGATCAAGTCCTTCTACTTTTTTGATAGGTCCTAAGTGAACT of Flavobacterium marginilacus contains these proteins:
- a CDS encoding acyl-CoA-binding protein; this encodes MIEKDLDKQFQEAVEIASSMTQASLPQDVQLRLYAFYKQATFDKSNFKVTDNSDLRNAFKTNAWIQISHLTQNEAKKKYIKLIHSLIK
- a CDS encoding LUD domain-containing protein, which codes for MNLFKKLFGSNDPSSDEGMNDNSNKPNPDINSPLDEQFIYNFKKNGGKFLYCENLDEVKEQFENILEENDWFETEALCYEPKLFFLLDENKLTYGQNINPKFLLSGCENLITEEGSILFSSNQIKQKKPNDLPANIIILAKTSQIVEGKSEGLSAIRKKYLTEYPTNITTIKYFEKAKEEDFTQYGSSAKNLYLLLLEDL
- a CDS encoding phosphatidylserine decarboxylase family protein, which codes for MFHKEGTQSILLGTIVTAVVFLASDYFIQTEWIKMAIEIVTLLLLIIILQFFRNPKRTVEINENHIIAPVDGKVVVIEEVFESEYFKDKRLQVSIFMSPINVHVTRYAISGLVKFSKYHPGKFLVAWHPKASEENERTTIVVENKTFGAILYRQIAGALAKRIVNYAQEGMQVVQGTDAGFIKFGSRVDIFLPLGTPINVELNQKAIGGKTIIAIKA
- a CDS encoding phosphatidate cytidylyltransferase produces the protein MNETLKRSISGAVYILLLIASIQYSIDTFFVLFGVFLLIAVFEFCNLVHLNKIAPIITACLFYSFFYKIAIAEKDDGVLYVLRYNRNFDLAVLFSSLIVSLKCIVFLFDNKNLKVDSFSKFAYLIGYIILPFVIITKIPFGIKGYNPNILISIFILIWTNDTFAYLVGKSIGRHKLFERISPKKTIEGFLGGIGFAVLASYFISKYFLMLPEKNTYIWLIIAAIVGVFGTIGDLVESKFKRISEKKDSGNIMPGHGGILDRLDSVIFVAPIIFLFYQILNYVS
- a CDS encoding superoxide dismutase, producing MTEVVEVPLPAVQEKIKIGNPNDLKANEGSFQLEKLSFGYDALAPDLSALTLESHYKNYLYYTNSLNKTVLGTDKENLTIEDILKKLDINDTELRNNAGGYYNHTLYFNSIGPKAGGEPIDTLASKITTDFGSFSNFKTVFKDAANKQFGSGWVWLVVDKTGVLQLSTTQDQDNPLMTYAPVTGFHGTPILGIDLWEHAYFMDYQYKKKKYIDDFFSIINWEKVNENYKATFKK